A genomic region of bacterium contains the following coding sequences:
- a CDS encoding GNAT family N-acetyltransferase produces MLRPFQLSDASEVQRLAGDFAIADTTANIPHPYPDGAAEHWIQSYSSRFAEGREVVFAIIIREENLLGGAIGLHQIDTENERAEMGYWIGVPFWGRGYCTEAAAAVITFGFTQLQLQRIFACHFKRNPASGRAMAKNGMKWEGCLRQHLKRRGRFEDLDYYGILREEWLAFQNHRPDAG; encoded by the coding sequence ATGCTCCGTCCTTTTCAGCTTTCCGATGCATCGGAGGTACAGCGTCTGGCCGGGGATTTCGCCATCGCTGACACCACTGCTAATATTCCGCATCCCTACCCGGACGGAGCCGCCGAGCATTGGATCCAGAGTTACTCGAGCCGATTCGCAGAGGGCAGAGAGGTCGTTTTTGCGATCATCATCCGGGAGGAAAACCTCCTGGGTGGTGCGATCGGTCTGCATCAAATCGATACCGAGAACGAGCGTGCGGAGATGGGTTATTGGATTGGCGTGCCCTTTTGGGGCCGGGGCTATTGTACCGAGGCGGCGGCTGCGGTCATCACTTTTGGATTTACACAGCTTCAGTTGCAGCGAATTTTCGCTTGTCATTTCAAGCGCAATCCCGCTTCCGGGAGGGCGATGGCCAAGAACGGGATGAAATGGGAGGGATGTCTGCGCCAGCACCTGAAGCGCCGCGGCCGGTTTGAAGATCTGGACTATTATGGCATTTTGAGAGAGGAGTGGCTTGCTTTTCAGAACCACCGGCCAGATGCCGGCTGA
- a CDS encoding saccharopine dehydrogenase C-terminal domain-containing protein codes for MKKIMLLGAGMVGKAMAIDLCRDFEVTAVDMEPAALQPLQDGYPIRTLTADLSQPQTVTGLAAGQDLILGAVPGFMGYRTLEAVLTAGVNCVDISFFPEDPFGLDALAQARGVTAVVDCGVAPGMSNLILGYHQRAMSIDRFECLVGGLPLKRDWPFEYKAPFSPLDVIEEYLRPARLIENGRIVTRPALSEPELVNLAPVGTLEAFNTDGLRTLLNMTGIPDMKEKTLRYPGHCQLMKILRDTGFLSDEPISCNGARISPRELTSSILLPQWKLGEAEKEFTIMRIILEGRAADGPRKHLYHLYDVYDEETRTSSMARTTGYTATAAARLVLAGRFARKGICPPEYLGAEAGCFEAIMADLAARRVIYTHEER; via the coding sequence ATGAAAAAGATCATGCTCCTCGGCGCCGGGATGGTGGGAAAGGCGATGGCGATCGATCTCTGCCGCGACTTTGAGGTCACCGCAGTCGACATGGAGCCTGCAGCCCTGCAACCCCTGCAGGATGGATATCCCATCCGCACCCTCACAGCCGATCTTTCCCAGCCGCAAACCGTCACCGGGCTTGCCGCTGGTCAGGATCTGATCCTGGGAGCGGTGCCCGGATTCATGGGATACCGGACCCTAGAGGCGGTCCTCACCGCCGGCGTAAACTGCGTCGACATTTCTTTCTTCCCCGAAGACCCCTTCGGCCTCGATGCGCTGGCCCAAGCCAGGGGCGTCACCGCGGTGGTGGACTGCGGCGTAGCTCCCGGTATGAGCAACCTGATCCTCGGATACCATCAGCGCGCCATGTCCATCGACCGCTTCGAGTGCCTTGTGGGCGGGCTGCCGTTGAAGCGCGACTGGCCCTTCGAATACAAGGCGCCCTTCTCCCCTCTCGACGTCATCGAGGAGTACCTCCGGCCGGCCCGTCTAATCGAAAACGGCCGGATCGTCACGCGGCCGGCCCTCTCCGAACCGGAGCTGGTCAACCTGGCCCCGGTCGGCACCCTCGAAGCCTTCAACACCGACGGTCTGCGCACCCTGCTCAACATGACGGGCATTCCCGACATGAAAGAAAAGACCCTGCGCTACCCCGGCCACTGCCAGCTGATGAAGATCCTGCGCGATACCGGCTTTTTATCTGACGAACCGATCTCGTGCAACGGCGCCCGGATTTCGCCGCGTGAATTGACGAGCTCTATTCTTCTGCCCCAATGGAAGCTGGGTGAGGCGGAGAAAGAGTTCACCATCATGCGCATCATCTTGGAGGGACGAGCAGCCGACGGACCGCGCAAGCATCTGTATCATCTCTATGACGTCTACGACGAAGAGACCCGCACCTCCTCGATGGCGCGAACGACCGGCTACACCGCCACTGCGGCGGCGCGCCTGGTGCTCGCGGGCCGTTTCGCCCGCAAAGGGATTTGCCCGCCGGAGTATCTCGGCGCCGAGGCGGGCTGTTTCGAAGCGATCATGGCCGATCTGGCGGCACGACGCGTCATCTACACCCACGAGGAGCGATAA
- a CDS encoding VIT family protein: MRHDELHRSERIGWLRAAVLGANDGIVSTASLILGVAAAGGGRAEVAVAGIAGLVAGAMSMAAGEYVSVSSQADTEQADLMRERGELAAQWESEVEELKGIYMARGLDADLAAQVAGQLMAHDALGAHARDELGLSEIHNARPVQAAFASAGTFAVGAGLPLAVALLAPEPALALTVVIASLLCLGFLGGLAAKTGGAKAGIGALRVTFWGALAMALTWAVGALFGTTVS, encoded by the coding sequence ATGCGTCATGATGAACTGCATCGTTCGGAACGGATCGGCTGGTTGCGCGCGGCCGTCCTGGGTGCCAATGACGGTATCGTCTCAACGGCCAGTCTGATCCTTGGCGTTGCTGCGGCAGGCGGAGGCCGCGCTGAGGTTGCTGTCGCCGGCATCGCCGGACTGGTGGCCGGGGCTATGTCGATGGCTGCGGGAGAGTATGTTTCGGTGAGCTCGCAGGCCGACACCGAGCAGGCGGACCTGATGCGCGAACGCGGCGAACTGGCTGCACAATGGGAGAGCGAGGTGGAGGAGCTCAAGGGAATCTATATGGCGCGCGGACTTGATGCCGATCTGGCAGCTCAGGTCGCCGGCCAACTGATGGCGCACGACGCCCTCGGCGCCCATGCCCGTGATGAACTCGGTCTCTCCGAGATCCATAACGCCCGGCCGGTGCAGGCGGCCTTCGCCTCCGCGGGCACCTTTGCCGTCGGCGCCGGATTGCCGCTCGCGGTCGCGCTCCTGGCTCCTGAACCCGCACTGGCGTTGACGGTCGTGATCGCCTCCTTGCTCTGCCTCGGCTTCCTCGGCGGGCTGGCGGCAAAGACCGGCGGCGCCAAAGCCGGCATCGGTGCCTTGCGCGTCACCTTCTGGGGCGCCCTGGCCATGGCGCTGACCTGGGCGGTCGGTGCCCTCTTCGGCACCACCGTCTCCTGA